From Pseudomonas vanderleydeniana, the proteins below share one genomic window:
- a CDS encoding DUF3142 domain-containing protein: protein MGRGCWLLLAAWLSTSQALAAVDAREHDAFWLWSGVAPQPVLAQARSLYVLQGQVSQSRQRGISFIAQGIAIPRLSRGEVWVVYRAHTLHWPESVYRQLLGQVKRWQQAGNPVVGIQIDFDARTRYLDEYADFLRDLRQRLPADLRLSITGLMDWSSNADPKAIAQLKGVVDEVVVQTYQGRRSIPDYAAYLPRMNRLGLPFKIGLIQGGEWQEPSYLKNSEWFRGYVVFLQNP, encoded by the coding sequence ATGGGCCGAGGGTGCTGGCTGTTGCTGGCCGCCTGGCTGAGTACCAGCCAGGCACTGGCAGCGGTCGATGCGCGCGAGCATGACGCCTTCTGGCTGTGGAGCGGCGTCGCGCCACAACCGGTGCTGGCCCAGGCGCGCAGCCTGTACGTACTGCAGGGCCAGGTCAGCCAGTCACGCCAGCGCGGCATCAGCTTCATCGCCCAGGGCATCGCGATTCCGCGCCTGAGCCGGGGCGAGGTGTGGGTGGTCTATCGCGCCCATACCCTGCACTGGCCGGAGTCGGTCTATCGCCAGTTGCTCGGCCAGGTCAAGCGCTGGCAGCAGGCGGGCAACCCGGTGGTCGGCATCCAGATCGACTTCGATGCCCGCACCCGCTACCTCGACGAGTACGCCGACTTCCTGCGTGACCTGCGCCAGCGCCTGCCGGCCGATCTGCGCCTGAGCATCACCGGGCTGATGGACTGGAGCAGCAATGCCGATCCGAAGGCCATCGCCCAGCTCAAGGGCGTCGTCGATGAAGTGGTGGTGCAGACCTACCAGGGACGCCGCAGCATTCCCGACTACGCCGCGTACCTGCCCCGCATGAATCGCCTGGGGTTGCCGTTCAAGATCGGGCTGATCCAGGGTGGCGAGTGGCAGGAGCCCTCGTATCTCAAGAACAGCGAGTGGTTTCGCGGCTACGTGGTGTTTTTACAGAATCCTTGA
- a CDS encoding outer membrane assembly lipoprotein YfiO: MRIALLTSLALGVAFSSQAQASSDDFCYPRWSMMQYGLDRCSNLAFLAPGNDSRVNLRLLLADQGKLPLAPDELNEEELAEGYGPVPFANTRLQSSVPDASGEVSNAESVELDETLEKLGIKRGDEAPAGDAFLSGEGSRCRSNSEESTSAFIEALLATGELSEAERQALARSRVQMLTTCNWDPAQQAALLPTDVQSAPGQAFVSYLRAASDFYSGRFSEAAGGFANLAQNSQPWLKETALYMQARTALNIAQQNLFDAEGMPTDKEADPAQLKQAEDGFNNYLKTYPQGAYATSARGLLRRVYWLAGDSDRQAAEYLWQFNLPEDAPRNVSSDSLVQEIDSKLVFGVGEINDPLFQAVNDLMAMRTTGDYETRKQLTLDALQAHKAIFAAQPALHDYLLAAFHLYVEKNPELALKALPTEIPPKLDYFAFSQQMLRGLALEAKQDWPAAETLWLQLLAQAKQPLQREQLELALANHYERSQQVGKVFAADSPIKTPQVRAILLRHVADAALLRQQVKQGPDATERDSALFVLLYKDLRLGHYQDFSEDLKQLPAEPADTKLGTSLGYVYSSGQSLQLFRWNGAKAESGYTCPAIAETVASLQADAKAPAALNCLGEFILRNGLDGMPLDSQRNKDELGGTPSLFKGPVYSRLDGYQHVLADAKASRTDKAYALFRAINCYAPAGYNSCGGKEVEPAQRKAWFKQLKGSYADTQWGKSLQYYW, translated from the coding sequence ATGCGTATCGCTCTTCTGACATCCCTGGCGCTGGGCGTTGCCTTCTCCTCTCAGGCCCAGGCCAGCTCCGACGATTTCTGCTATCCACGCTGGTCGATGATGCAGTACGGGCTGGACCGCTGCAGCAACCTGGCCTTCCTCGCCCCGGGCAACGACAGCCGGGTCAACCTGCGCCTGCTGCTGGCCGACCAGGGCAAGCTGCCGCTGGCCCCCGACGAGTTGAACGAGGAAGAGCTCGCCGAAGGCTACGGCCCGGTGCCCTTCGCCAATACCCGGCTGCAATCGAGCGTGCCGGACGCCAGCGGCGAAGTGAGCAACGCCGAGAGCGTCGAGCTGGACGAAACCCTGGAAAAACTCGGGATCAAGCGCGGCGACGAGGCTCCGGCCGGCGATGCTTTCCTCTCCGGCGAAGGCAGCCGCTGCCGCAGCAACTCGGAGGAAAGCACCAGTGCCTTCATCGAGGCGCTGCTCGCCACCGGCGAGCTGTCCGAGGCCGAACGCCAGGCCCTGGCGCGCTCGCGGGTACAGATGCTCACCACCTGCAACTGGGACCCGGCGCAGCAGGCCGCCTTGTTGCCCACCGACGTACAATCGGCGCCAGGCCAGGCGTTCGTCAGCTACCTGCGCGCCGCCAGCGACTTCTACAGCGGCCGTTTCAGTGAAGCGGCCGGCGGTTTCGCCAACCTGGCGCAGAACAGCCAGCCCTGGCTGAAGGAGACCGCGCTGTACATGCAGGCGCGTACCGCCCTGAACATCGCCCAGCAGAACCTCTTCGACGCCGAGGGCATGCCCACCGACAAGGAGGCGGACCCGGCGCAGTTGAAACAGGCCGAGGACGGTTTCAACAACTACCTGAAGACTTATCCACAGGGTGCCTACGCGACCTCCGCCCGTGGTCTGCTGCGCCGGGTCTACTGGCTGGCGGGTGACAGCGACCGGCAGGCGGCCGAATACCTGTGGCAGTTCAACCTGCCCGAAGACGCCCCGCGCAACGTGTCCTCGGACAGCCTGGTGCAGGAAATCGACAGCAAGCTGGTGTTCGGCGTCGGCGAAATCAACGACCCGCTGTTCCAGGCCGTCAACGACCTGATGGCCATGCGCACGACAGGCGACTACGAAACCAGGAAACAGCTGACACTCGACGCCCTGCAAGCCCATAAGGCGATCTTCGCCGCGCAACCGGCGCTGCATGACTACCTGCTGGCGGCGTTCCACCTGTATGTCGAGAAGAATCCGGAGCTGGCGCTCAAGGCGCTGCCGACCGAAATCCCGCCGAAGCTCGACTACTTCGCCTTCAGCCAGCAGATGCTGCGGGGCCTGGCACTGGAAGCCAAGCAGGACTGGCCGGCCGCCGAGACGCTGTGGCTGCAACTGCTGGCCCAGGCGAAACAGCCGCTGCAACGTGAACAGCTGGAACTGGCGCTGGCCAACCACTACGAACGCAGCCAGCAGGTGGGCAAGGTGTTCGCCGCCGACTCGCCGATCAAGACCCCGCAGGTACGCGCCATCCTGCTGCGCCATGTGGCCGACGCCGCACTGCTGCGCCAGCAGGTCAAGCAGGGTCCGGACGCCACCGAGCGCGACAGCGCGCTGTTCGTGCTGCTGTACAAGGACCTGCGCCTGGGTCACTACCAGGACTTCAGTGAAGACCTGAAGCAACTGCCCGCCGAACCGGCCGACACCAAGCTGGGCACCAGCCTGGGCTACGTCTACAGCAGCGGCCAGTCGCTGCAGCTGTTCCGCTGGAACGGCGCCAAGGCCGAGTCCGGCTACACCTGCCCGGCCATCGCCGAGACCGTCGCCAGCCTGCAGGCCGATGCCAAGGCACCGGCGGCACTCAACTGCCTCGGTGAATTCATCCTGCGCAACGGCCTCGACGGCATGCCGCTGGACAGCCAGCGCAACAAGGACGAGTTGGGCGGTACGCCGTCGCTGTTCAAAGGCCCGGTGTACTCGCGCCTGGACGGCTACCAGCACGTCCTGGCCGATGCCAAGGCCTCGCGCACGGACAAGGCCTACGCGCTGTTCCGGGCGATCAACTGCTATGCCCCTGCGGGCTACAACAGCTGCGGCGGCAAGGAAGTCGAGCCGGCGCAACGCAAGGCCTGGTTCAAGCAGTTGAAGGGCAGCTACGCCGACACCCAGTGGGGCAAGTCGCTGCAGTACTACTGGTAA